One Triticum dicoccoides isolate Atlit2015 ecotype Zavitan chromosome 3B, WEW_v2.0, whole genome shotgun sequence genomic window, tttgtgattaatgtatcgcacacagtttcatcaaagggtctctgatcgtagtgtccattagcagcatcctgcagtagtgaacaaccctagagttcgtactaaaataacaccatatgatatgcatcaaccaactctaatgtctcctagatactccaatgtcaccacaagtatccgtgagatGATTATACGAtgcgcatcaaacaacttcagattcataatattcaatccaacacaaagaacttcaaagaatgccccaagatttctaccagagaaagtaGGATGAAAAATGCATTAACCCCTATGCAcagattaccctaatgtcacctcagcaatccgcgagttgaatgccaaaacatacatacattaagtgaatcaatataataccccaatgtcaccacgggtattcatatacaGGACattcatcaagtgttctcaaatccataaaagtattcaatccgacaatagtgaaacctcaaaggtaaaaactcaattcatcacaacaagatagagagggggaaaacaccatatgatccaacaatattaacaaagctcacggtacatcaagatcgtgccaaatcaagaacacgagagagagagagagagagaccaaacacataactacttgtacatacccctagcctcgagggtgaactactcccttctcatcaCGGCGGCCGCTGGGATGACAAAGATGgcttccggtgatgatttccccctccggcaaggtgcgggAACAGGGCTTCAGATGGTATTTTGAAGGTATAGAGGCGTTCTGCGACGGAGTCCaagttctagggttatttctggtagtttctctatttatatgatttttggcgcCGGTTTCATGCGAAGATGGGCCACAGGGTGCACACTATCCACCAGCCCAaggccaccccctgggcgcgccgtggTGGGTAGTGGAGCCCTTGTGCTCTTCTGTCCCTCCCACGAAACTTCAGGGGTCCcttttgtttcaaaaaaaatcgtcaaaaagtttcagcccattctgagaactttcaTTTGTGCACAAAAAAcaccaccacggtagttctgctgaaaacaacgtcaatccgggctagttccattcaaatcagacCAAAACCATATATAATTATTGTGAACATGGcatgcatacttcataaattatagatacgttggagacgtatcagtgtctcaTCAGCTATACCTTCGGGATCCCGCATCTCGGATATCATCCGTGCAAGTCCATCTCCACCTCGGTCAACACACTCGCCAAGCTCTCCACCAACACGGTACTGCTCTTCCACGACACGTCACTCTATCGCAGCTTGGCCGGCGCCCTTCAGTACCTTACATTGACATGCCCGACCTCTTCTACGCCGCGCAATGGTGTTGCATGTTCACGCACACGCTGCACGATTGTCAGTTTTAACTCGTGAAGCGAATCCTCGGGTACGTGCGCTGCATGATGCATCTCGGCCATCGGATTCATCACGCCACCACCAGCGAGCTCGTCGCATACTCTAACACCGACTAGGTCGGCTGCCTTGACACATGTATGTCTAAAGAGACAAAACATCGTCTCCCCGGTCTAGTGTCGAGGCGTAGTACCGAGCGGTTGCCAATGCCACAGAGTCAACGTGGCCATGCCAGCTCCTCAGCTAACTCCATCAATCTCTAGCGCGCACCACAATAGTCTACTACGACAACATCATCTCTATGTACATGCCAAGCAACCTGATGCAACATCAACGCATGATGCATACTAGATCAATCTTCACTTTGTGCGAGAGCATGCCACGCTTGGTGAAATACGCGTTCTTCATGTGCCACGAGCTTGCAGTCCACTGATATTTTGACCAAAGGCTTACCGACAGGCATCTTCCTCAAATTCTGGTCCAGTCTCAATGTCGGCGAACCCAAAGTTTCGAACAACTCATGCACTATGTGCACATGTACAACTTGCATGATAGGCATTATCGACTAGTGTTGTTGTACTATCTCCCTATCCCCCTCTCTCGTGCAATTGTATATATAAGCACACAATGCCAGTTGATACAATCAGGAGAGAGTTTACACCGCCTAACTCTCTTAGCCCTCTGTGAAGCTTTCCATGAAGCTTAGATAGGCCACTTGCACATTTTCAAAGTCTACTCTCCCGCATTTCCATTCTAACTTTTTTTAGAAAATTTTCAATCTTAACTATGATAGTCAACTTAACCAACAATGGTGTTAAAAAAACTTAACCAACAACGTGCTTTTAAGATATCTCACCACTTATGTCGAACGGTAACCAACAACGTGTTGAAATGAACCCCGTTAAAAAACATGTTGAAGCAAACAACTATATAGAATCTTCCCCGCGAAAAGAAATAATAGAAATTCCTAAACATTAGAATCTAAAAAGAACTCAAAATCAAATGGGAAACGTTACAAATCAACCGACAGATTACGTCGCTTGCGTTGACCGCTTCCCTTTGCTGCCACATGTCCCCTAGTACAATGCACCCCCCAGTTTCTAGAAATATCCAGGCGACCCCGTCCCCTTCCTCTGGTGTTTCACCATTCACCCTTGTTCTCTCAACCCACTTTTTTTGATCTGGATGAAGCCCAAATACTAAGATCTATGTTGGCTGCTGCAAGATGCATGCATGAATGGTGTTTGGAAGGCGCTGATGATGCGGGCTAGGGCTCCGCTCGCCACCTTGTGCTTGGCAAATCCATGCCCGTTGTTGCAAGGTGCCGTTGATGCGGGCCAGGGCACCGCTCGCCACCACATGCTAGGCAGATCTATGCCCGTTGCTGCAAGGTGCCGTTGNNNNNNNNNNNNNNNNNNNNNNNNNNNNNNNNNNNNNNNNNNNNNNNNNNNNNNNNNNNNNNNNNNNNNNNNNNNNNNNNNNNNNNNNNNNNNNNNNNNNNNNNNNNNNNNNNNNNNNNNNNNNNNNNNNNNNNNNNNNNNNNNNNNNNNNNNNNNNNNNNNNNNNNNNNNNNNNNNNNNNNNNNNNNNNNNNNNNNNNNNNNNNNNNNNNNNNNNNNNNTTCCTTGGGTGCTTTTCTGCAACAAGACCCCGGTGTAAAAAAATTCTACAAAAAGAACTTTGTACAAAAATTTTATAAAAACATTCTGCAACAAGAGCTTATTTTTTTTGCAACAAGAGCAAATCCTGTATCAAAACTTTTCTGCAACTAGACCTATGCTGCAAAAAAAAAAATGCAACAAGACTTGTTTTGCAATAGTGAAGGCATCCCTCATCCGTAGATCCGACGGCTCGCGATTTTGCCAATCCTTTAAAAAGTTCAGCCGGCTAGCACGCCTCAAATCAAAGAGACTTGGTTTTATATGTTTGATCCAATATATACATCGTGAGAAGGCACGGAAAGGAGATTAGATCTGATACGGGCTCCAAATTAAATTTGGCAGGACATTGCCTAAGCCATCGAGGAAGAAATTAACCAGCCGGCACGGAACTCATCACACCCGATGTTCTACACGTACACACAGCAAGCCGGCCCCGACCGACCCCGACCCAGTTCGTTCCGCCCGGTCGCCGCACCACCCGCCCCCTCAAACACCGGCGGTGGtcatgccgcctccgcctcctccgcaacccccgcccccacctcctccgccgccgccgtcttcgccCCCTCCTCTCAGCGCCCACCGCCTCCCTCTCCCGCCCGCGCCGTCCTCTCCCACCTCGCTCCTCCTCGCGCCGGCCCCCTCCCCGTCCCGCGCCTTNNNNNNNNNNNNNNNNNNNNNNNNNNNNNNNNNNNNNNNNNNNNNNNNNNNNNNNNNNNNNNNNNNNNNNNNNNNNNNNNNNNNNNNNNNNNNNNNNNNNNNNNNNNNNNNNNNNNNNNNNNNNNNNNNNNNNNNNNNNNNNNNNNNNNNNNNNNNNNNNNNNNNNNNNNNNNNNNNNNNNNNNNNNNNNNNNNNNNNNNNNNNNNNNNNNNNNNNNNNNNNNNNNNNNNNNNNNNNNNNNNNNNNNNNNNNNNNNNNNNNNNNNNNNNNNNNNNNNNNNNNNNNNNNNNNNNNNNNNNNNNNNNNNNNNNNNNNNNNNNNNNNNNNNNNNNNNNNCCGCCGCCGCCTGCTTCGCGCTCCTGCTCCCCTCCTCCCACCTCCTCTTCCTCTCGGCGcacccggccccctcctcccccgcGGTCCACCTCCGCGCCTACTCCCTCGCCTCTGCTCGCTTCGCCCCCGCCCCGCTCTCCTTCAAGCGCCACGTCTCGCCCTCCGGCCTGCCCCTCCACGGCCTTCCGTTCGGCCTCGGCGTCCGCCTCGCGGGTGGGGTCAACGCCGTGGCGCTTCTCTCCCTGGCCGCTGGCCAGATCTGGGTGCTTGCACCGAGGATGGCCGCGGACGGGAGGACGCTTGAGCTGCACAAGTGCGCGGTCATCCAGCTCGAGCCAACGCGGCCGGTGTATGCCATGGAGGTCGCCATgggtaggctgctgctcggcgagGCTGGCGGCGTGCGCGTGTTCCCACTGAGGAGTTTGATGAAGGGTGGGACGGAGAAGGAGGGTGCCGCGGCATTAGCAAAGAAGGGCTTGCGCAAGAAGAACGGGATTCTGAATGGACTGATTGTGCCGGTTGGGCGTGGTAGTGGCGCCCGAGGTGGTCAAGGAGATGCTGCTTCCGACTGTGAGTATTTCCGGCTTCTGTGAAGCTTTGATTCCGTTTTATAACCAGACAATCAAAGAAGTAGCACTAAAAACTACAACTAGGCGTCATTTCATTTATGCTTGCAATGGTAAAGTAATTAGGTTATCAGCTAGGTCTCATGCTCAAAGGTGTGTCTTTGCTATGTATTTTTATATTGGAGTGTTCACCTCGGATATTCAAGATAATGTAATTGTGCCAGAGGAAATGATGAAACACGAAATGTCTGATCAATTCACATTGTATTTCTTTTTCATTCCAAACAAGGAATATTTGGTTACTTGCATTAGTTTAATTGCGTGGCCCTCTAGTTGTTCCACCCTCCACTTACTGTTTGCTGGGTCAGTAAATGGTCTTCTTATTTATATTATATATAACAGTAAAGGAGCAATAGCCGGAAGCGTTTCCCCCCCTCTTATAAGCAAACTATTTACATTTCTATGTTATGCCTGTTCTTATGTTATCTTGGACCCATTTTCTCCAAACTGGTGCCATTTTCTTATAAGAAACATATTTGAAttgactaagagcatctccaacaggtgcgCAACCGCGCGGCGCGCTAAAACATTTTTACAGCGCGGAAATAGCGGTTTTTGCGCTTGGCAGGgcgctggctccagcggccgcGGCAAAATATGGCGCGCGCGAGCAGCTCCAGCGGGCACGCTAACTTACAGCGCGCGCGAGCAGCCGGCGCTTGCAAATAAGATTTTACATGTCCATTTTGACAGTATGATGATGTTTGAAACATTAAACAAATGTGCAAAATAAAGACATAACATAGTTCAATTGCACGGCACATCAGCAATCATGCCACAtcatcatccaaccaagttcaaaatcaCCCAACCAAGTTCATCAAAGTGCTCCTTCATCTGGATCCAATATGCATCTCTACTTTGGCCCCCTCCAACGTTGGCATCCATAGACACTTGCAACCATGTATTGCATAGCAAGATGTCCTCCTCCATGGTGTAgttgcccgctcttcctttcggtgcATCGATGATACCCTCACcatcctcgtccacctcaaactcatgggCGATGCCAGCAGCCGAGGTCGTCCGTGGCGCCATGAAAAGGCCGCGCGCGAGACCAGTGCTTGGACGAGGGCCGGTGGCGGCGAAGCCGAAGCTCAACCCCGCACTAGGGtttgcggcggcggcagcggaggggtcGCAGGTGTAGGGAGGGGTTGGGGGGATGTCGGCACGGCCTTCCATCGGCCGAATTtcaccggcggcggcgcggggcggtgcgAAGGCGGGGCGGCCGGAGAGGGTGGCGACAGTGGGTCGCGGGCGCTCGAGTgtccagcgcgcgggagcgggcgcacgCTGCCGTTTTGCTCCGCGCGCTGAACCAACTATAGCGCACGCGTTTTTTGCGCGTCCGCTGGAGCGCCCGGAACAGCTGCGCGCGTGCAAAAAAGGCGATTTTTACAGCGCGGTGCTAAAATCGCGCGCCTGTTTGAGATGCTCTAATTTGTTCAAAATTCGATAGAGGTAAACAACATTTGGTACCTCATGATAATTAGTTACGTGGATGGGCACCAGACAAACTTTTATTGTGTTCATAGTCATAGGTATCAGCAGGTGCTCACATACATTGTGTGCCATATTTACTAGTACTGTGCTGATGTGAATGACAGATAAATAGATTATGAGTACTTGAGTAGCTTTCGTCGGGTCTTAGGGGCAGGTCCGTGCAGACATGATGATCAATCCTGACCTGTACTAGTACCAACATCTCCTGTATTAAATTGATTTATTTCTTGAGACAAATTTATAGGTAGGATTAATACTAAAGTTCTCTCATACCACTAGCTTCTTGAAGGACCCCTTTTCTAGAGCATGTACTGTCTGGGAATGATCACTAGGACGTGTGTCAACTATATAGCATTCTTAGATAATTACACAGCAATTCATATCTGGTTTCTTTCAGACACGCAACTTACAAGCAATACTCGTAATTGGTACTGCTACTAGAGTTAGTTGTATTCATACAGTCTTAAACAAGGTCTATGACTCTCCGCTTGTACTGCTTGCAGCTGCATTTTCACAAAATCAGTTAATATGTTTCCAATTTATTCTTTCAGGTAAGCTTACAACCTTGCGGGTAAAACAGAGTTCAGGGAGCTATTCCTCTTTCTTTTTGGCATTTAATCAAGAGGATCATAACTCTCAAGGTGGTGTAAAATTGATAAAATCAGTTAAAGCTGTCTCGATCCAACCTTCTTCCAAggacaagtttctggtacttgattCAGCTGGAGTGATACATGCCTTCAGTCTTCGAAATGCTGAATTGGAACTGGAAGCTGCGAAAACATGTTTTTTGGATTGTGCCATGAAAGTCCAATTGTTTGCTGTTTTCCCAAGTAGCTCTACGAGTGAGTTTTTGTACTGGCTTTGTTCTTTTTACATTGTGGTAGTTTACTTAATTAATAAATGTGTTCAGAGTATTTGTGCAGAGACGCAGATTCTTTGGGTTTCAGATGGTGGACATTCCATACAAATATTGTCAGCATTGCCGGCATTTAATGTTAAGTCTCCTAAAAGTGAAGGTGATGATAGTGATGGGGAAAGAGCGTTAGCAACCATTAAGCTCTCAGGTTTGTAGCATTGGCTTAGTTCTTTTGTTCTCGTTTTTTTTAATTCTTAATTTAGTCATCTTTTAGAAGTGCATAGTTATTCGGTGTGGATTTTTGGGACATGGGTCTATGCGCACTCGATTCAGCCAAAAAAAAGATACAAAAAGTTGGAACTTCTTTGTGTCAAACACAGTCTAGCACTCTAGCATAATACTCACGTTTAAAGTTTcggaacataatgagttatgtcgtATTCTGAGCGAAAAAAACAAAATTGCAGCTACAAAAACCGCaaacagtactccctccgttccatatttgttgtcgctgatttagtacaactttttactaaatcagcgacaactaatatggaatggagggagtagcttttatATAGTATTGATTCTGTTGTATTTTGCTCAGAATACGTCACAACTCATTTGTCCCGAAGCTTTAAATGTGAGTATTATGCTAGACCATGTTTGTTGCCAAATTTTTTCAAAAATATTTGTCTAATTTTACTTTTTTTCCCAATCCGGATCCACACGCACCCAGGATCACCGTTGTATTTTTGGCAGTTATTCTGTTATt contains:
- the LOC119279601 gene encoding uncharacterized protein LOC119279601, with translation AAACFALLLPSSHLLFLSAHPAPSSPAVHLRAYSLASARFAPAPLSFKRHVSPSGLPLHGLPFGLGVRLAGGVNAVALLSLAAGQIWVLAPRMAADGRTLELHKCAVIQLEPTRPVYAMEVAMGRLLLGEAGGVRVFPLRSLMKGGTEKEGAAALAKKGLRKKNGILNGLIVPVGRGSGARGGQGDAASDCKLTTLRVKQSSGSYSSFFLAFNQEDHNSQGGVKLIKSVKAVSIQPSSKDKFLVLDSAGVIHAFSLRNAELELEAAKTCFLDCAMKVQLFAVFPSSSTKTQILWVSDGGHSIQILSALPAFNVKSPKSEGDDSDGERALATIKLSATEAIFTSEKVQDIVPISKDSVLILGQGNMFLYGTA